AGCATAAGAGCAAATCATCGACCGCGCAGGCCCCAAACCGCGAAATGCGCCGCTGACGGCGCGCCCACTACAGGTTGTGTCGCGCTCAGGCCTGCGCCGCCAGCACGCGTCGCTCCCACGGCGTGATTTCGTCTAAGAAGTCGGCCAGCTCGAGGGTCTTGCTGGCGATGTAGCCTTCGATGAACTCACGGCCGAACAGTTCCCGGGCCAAGGCACTGTGCTTGAGGCGCTGCAGGGCCGCATGCAGGGTACAGGGCAGGCTCAGGTGCTCGGGCACCTCGAACTCGCCCTGGATGGCCGCGGCCGGCACGATCTGCCGCTCGATACCATGCAGGCCGGCAGCCAGGCTCGCGGCGATCGCCAGGTAGGGGTTGGCGTCGGCGCCCGGCAAACGGTTCTCCACCCGTCGCGCCGCCGGCGCGCTGGCGGGGATACGCAGGCCGGCGGCACGGTTGTCCTCTGACCAGCAGGCGTTGTTGGGCGAGGCGTACGGGTGGCACAGGCGCTGGTAGGAGTTGACGTTGGGCGCGAACAACAGGGTGAAGTCGGCCAGACAAGCCTGCAAGCCGCCGATGAAATGGTGAAAGGTATCGGTCGGGGCGCCGTGTTCGTCGCTGAACAGGTTACGCCCACTGGTGCTGTCGACCAGGCTCTGGTGAATATGCATCGAGCTGCCGGGGGTGTGCGCCAGGGGCTTGGCCATGCATACCACGATCAGGCCGTGCTTGAGCGCGACCTCCTTGAGCAAGTGCTTGAACAGGAAGGTCTGGTCGGCCAACAGCAGCGGGTCGCCGTGCAGCAGGTTGATCTCGAACTGACTGACGCCCATCTCGTGCATGAAGGTGTCACGCGGCAGGCCCAGCGCCGCCATGCAGCGGTACACCTCGTTGAAGAACGGACGCAGGCCGTTGTTGGAGCTGACGCTGAACGCCGAATGGCCCATTTCCCGACGCCCATCCTTGCCCAGCGCAGGCAAGAACGGCTGGCTCGGATCGGTGTTGGGGGCGAAGACGAA
The window above is part of the Pseudomonas muyukensis genome. Proteins encoded here:
- a CDS encoding glutamine synthetase family protein; translation: MTAEGFLEGRRLQMARGVLLQCIMGGYPPAKFYGSDDGDLALVADPAQIHRLPWSDEPRALAICDAVELDGRPSGLSSRAQLKAVLARYAERGLAPVVATELEFFVFAPNTDPSQPFLPALGKDGRREMGHSAFSVSSNNGLRPFFNEVYRCMAALGLPRDTFMHEMGVSQFEINLLHGDPLLLADQTFLFKHLLKEVALKHGLIVVCMAKPLAHTPGSSMHIHQSLVDSTSGRNLFSDEHGAPTDTFHHFIGGLQACLADFTLLFAPNVNSYQRLCHPYASPNNACWSEDNRAAGLRIPASAPAARRVENRLPGADANPYLAIAASLAAGLHGIERQIVPAAAIQGEFEVPEHLSLPCTLHAALQRLKHSALARELFGREFIEGYIASKTLELADFLDEITPWERRVLAAQA